A genomic stretch from Thermosinus carboxydivorans Nor1 includes:
- a CDS encoding aspartate carbamoyltransferase catalytic subunit encodes MKKSQVSLRDKDILDLESMTIQEMELVLETAKEMKNIIDRDIKKLPTLRGKSIINLFFEPSTRTRTSFELAGKYLGADVVNITASASSVVKGESLRDTLLTVEAMGVDVIVMRHEAEGSAHFAAKVVKPVIINAGDGAHAHPTQGLLDIFTIREKKGRIKDLKVAIIGDILHSRVARSNIAGLLKLGAEVHVAGPATLMPREIAKLGVTVHTRVEDALENADVVNVLRIQRERQQKGLFPTAREYARIFGINASRLALAKPDALLMHPGPMNRGLEIAPDVAYGDQSVIQQQVKNGLAIRMALLFLVLTGGKNIETSA; translated from the coding sequence GTGAAAAAAAGCCAGGTTTCGCTTAGGGATAAGGATATTCTCGATCTGGAGAGCATGACGATCCAAGAGATGGAACTTGTTCTGGAAACAGCCAAAGAGATGAAAAACATCATCGACCGGGATATTAAGAAATTGCCTACGCTGCGCGGCAAGTCGATTATCAACCTTTTCTTTGAACCTAGCACCAGGACCAGGACCTCTTTTGAATTGGCCGGAAAATATCTTGGCGCCGACGTTGTGAATATAACGGCTAGCGCCAGCAGCGTCGTAAAAGGAGAAAGCCTGCGGGATACCCTGCTTACCGTGGAAGCTATGGGGGTGGATGTAATCGTCATGCGCCACGAAGCGGAAGGGTCGGCACACTTCGCAGCCAAAGTCGTAAAACCGGTAATAATCAACGCCGGGGACGGGGCTCATGCGCATCCTACTCAGGGACTGCTGGATATTTTCACAATCAGGGAAAAGAAGGGAAGAATAAAAGACTTAAAAGTTGCAATAATTGGGGACATCCTGCACAGTCGCGTAGCTCGCTCAAACATTGCCGGTCTTCTAAAGCTGGGGGCGGAGGTACATGTTGCCGGACCCGCGACACTGATGCCACGCGAAATCGCAAAATTGGGCGTAACTGTTCACACCAGGGTTGAAGATGCTTTGGAAAATGCGGACGTAGTTAACGTCCTGCGTATTCAGCGCGAACGCCAGCAAAAAGGACTCTTTCCCACCGCTCGGGAATATGCCCGTATATTCGGTATTAATGCCAGCCGATTGGCCCTGGCGAAGCCTGACGCGCTCTTGATGCACCCTGGTCCTATGAACAGGGGGCTTGAGATTGCACCGGATGTGGCGTATGGTGATCAGTCAGTTATTCAGCAGCAGGTAAAAAACGGCTTAGCGATACGGATGGCACTGCTCTTTTTAGTGCTGACAGGAGGGAAGAACATTGAAACTTCTGCTTAA
- a CDS encoding dihydroorotase: protein MKLLLKNGRVINPADGTDTIKDILIAEGKIAAIGEELSADGAECFNAAGLVVAPGFVDMHTHLREPGLEAKEDVVSGTNAAAAGGFTTIACMPNTKPVVDNAILVAGLIQRAQVEGIVNLKVIGALSKGQEGKELAEIGDMILAGAVAISDDGHYVDSARLLKTALEYTGMFDKPIISHAEDESLVSDGYMHEGAVSAMLGMKGRPAVAEDIAVARDIMLAEYVGAPIHIAHVSTKGAVELIRQAKNRGVKVTAEVTPHHLSLTDEAVKGFDTATKVNPPLRSQEHVAALIEGVKDGTIDAIATDHAPHAYEEKDMEYRYAPSGFAGLETALGVVLTALYHTGQLSLMEIIRLMAYNPARILGLDAGVIRVGGAADLTIFDPDLDWIVDSKKFYTKGKHTPFEGKKLKGKAVATIVGGKIVMKNGRVIR from the coding sequence TTGAAACTTCTGCTTAAAAACGGTCGGGTGATTAATCCGGCAGATGGTACCGATACTATCAAAGACATATTAATTGCAGAGGGCAAAATCGCTGCGATTGGCGAGGAACTTTCCGCTGACGGCGCGGAGTGTTTTAACGCCGCCGGATTGGTTGTTGCGCCCGGCTTTGTCGACATGCACACTCACTTGCGCGAACCAGGTCTTGAGGCGAAGGAAGATGTTGTTTCCGGTACAAATGCGGCGGCGGCCGGGGGTTTTACCACCATAGCCTGCATGCCGAATACCAAGCCGGTTGTTGATAATGCTATTTTGGTCGCCGGACTGATTCAGCGGGCGCAAGTCGAAGGGATTGTGAACCTAAAAGTTATCGGGGCCTTGAGTAAGGGCCAGGAAGGAAAGGAACTCGCAGAAATCGGCGATATGATTTTGGCTGGCGCCGTCGCCATTTCCGATGACGGCCATTATGTGGACAGCGCCAGGCTACTTAAAACAGCCCTTGAGTACACCGGAATGTTTGACAAACCAATTATATCCCATGCCGAAGATGAAAGCCTGGTCTCCGACGGATACATGCACGAAGGCGCCGTTTCCGCCATGCTGGGAATGAAGGGACGTCCCGCCGTTGCCGAAGATATAGCTGTCGCGCGGGATATCATGCTCGCCGAATATGTGGGCGCTCCCATTCACATCGCTCATGTGAGCACGAAAGGGGCGGTTGAACTTATCCGCCAGGCGAAAAATCGCGGAGTTAAGGTTACAGCGGAGGTAACGCCCCACCACCTGAGCCTTACGGATGAGGCAGTTAAGGGATTTGATACCGCTACAAAAGTTAATCCTCCGTTAAGGTCCCAAGAACACGTCGCCGCCTTAATCGAGGGCGTTAAAGACGGCACGATCGACGCAATTGCTACCGACCATGCCCCTCATGCCTATGAAGAAAAAGACATGGAGTACCGCTACGCCCCCAGTGGTTTTGCCGGGCTGGAAACGGCCCTGGGGGTAGTTTTGACAGCGCTGTATCATACAGGGCAGCTAAGCCTTATGGAGATTATCAGATTAATGGCTTATAATCCGGCGCGTATTCTGGGACTTGATGCCGGCGTCATCCGGGTTGGGGGCGCTGCTGATCTGACGATCTTTGATCCCGACCTGGATTGGATAGTAGACAGCAAAAAATTTTACACCAAAGGCAAACACACGCCGTTTGAGGGCAAGAAGCTTAAGGGCAAGGCAGTCGCAACTATCGTGGGAGGTAAAATAGTTATGAAGAACGGTAGGGTGATAAGGTGA
- the carA gene encoding glutamine-hydrolyzing carbamoyl-phosphate synthase small subunit: MKGKLILEDGSVFYGQLLSPCQAVGEVVFNTGMTGYQEILTDPSYCGQIVTLTYPLIGNYGVAAIFDQSRKSYVRGLIVSELCFHPSNWRAEGSLIDYLRSRNIPCLYNVDTRAVTRRIRAQGAMKGIIVPADAPEDAIKRLLEAPAETDVVSEVTTERIYRMPNSGPRVVVVDYGVKQNILNSLSRIGCDLTIVPATTSAEDILILDPDGVFLSNGPGDPKAVPYAIKTVRKLIGRKPIFGICLGHQLLALAMGGNTYKLKFGHRGSNHPVKDMFTGRVTITSQNHGYAVDEQSLADLDVIVTHRAVNDGTVEGLRHKTLPIFSVQYHPEAAPGPDDNTYLFKEFLALLRGGK; this comes from the coding sequence GTGAAAGGCAAACTCATTTTAGAAGACGGTAGTGTTTTTTACGGGCAGTTGCTGAGTCCCTGTCAGGCCGTTGGTGAAGTCGTTTTTAACACTGGAATGACTGGATACCAGGAAATTCTCACAGACCCGTCGTACTGCGGACAAATCGTAACTCTGACATATCCATTAATTGGCAACTATGGAGTCGCCGCTATTTTCGATCAGTCCAGAAAGTCGTACGTCCGCGGGCTTATCGTTAGCGAGCTTTGCTTCCACCCGAGCAACTGGCGGGCTGAAGGCAGCCTAATTGATTATCTTCGTTCACGCAACATACCATGCCTTTACAATGTTGACACCAGGGCCGTAACAAGGAGAATCCGCGCGCAGGGCGCCATGAAAGGGATAATTGTTCCGGCGGATGCGCCTGAAGATGCAATTAAACGCCTTTTGGAAGCTCCGGCCGAAACCGATGTGGTAAGCGAAGTGACCACTGAGCGGATATACCGGATGCCAAACAGCGGTCCGCGTGTGGTCGTAGTCGATTACGGGGTAAAGCAAAATATTCTTAATTCCTTGTCCAGGATTGGCTGCGACCTTACGATTGTTCCTGCGACTACCAGCGCCGAAGATATCCTTATTCTTGACCCTGATGGCGTTTTTCTCTCAAATGGTCCGGGAGACCCCAAAGCAGTTCCTTATGCTATCAAAACAGTAAGAAAATTGATAGGCAGAAAACCAATTTTTGGCATTTGTCTTGGCCACCAATTGCTCGCGCTAGCCATGGGTGGCAATACCTATAAGCTGAAGTTCGGTCACCGTGGTTCTAACCATCCTGTCAAGGACATGTTTACAGGAAGAGTAACAATTACATCGCAGAACCACGGCTATGCAGTAGATGAACAGTCGTTGGCCGATCTGGATGTTATCGTTACCCACCGGGCAGTAAATGACGGAACGGTAGAAGGATTGAGACATAAAACGCTGCCGATTTTTTCGGTACAGTATCATCCCGAAGCGGCACCAGGTCCAGATGACAACACTTATCTGTTCAAAGAGTTTCTGGCTCTCTTAAGAGGAGGGAAATAG
- the carB gene encoding carbamoyl-phosphate synthase large subunit gives MPKKAYLKKVMVIGSGPIVIGQAAEFDYAGTQACQAIREEGIGVILVNSNPATIMTDANIADRVYIEPLTPDFLEEIIAKERPDGLLATLGGQVGLNLAVELAKQGVLAKYGVELLGTPLTAIKKAEDRELFKLTMEEIGQPVPESTIVSDVASARSFAETIGYPLIVRPAYTLGGTGGGIVYNEAELVDVVTRGLKYSLIGQVLLERSVAGWKEIEYEVMRDAADNCITVCNMENFDPVGIHTGDSIVVAPSQTLNDYEYQMLRSAALKIIRSLGIEGGCNVQFALDPNSSKYYVIEVNPRVSRSSALASKATGYPIAKVASKIAIGYHLDEITNAVTKKTKACFEPALDYVVVKFPRWPFDKFNFADRILGTQMKATGEVMAIDRSFEGALLKAVRSLEIGLHGLHVPEIAALTTEDLRAKLKLANDERLFVIAEGLRRGITVDEIHQITGIDRFFLEKILNIITLEKRIQREGLSPQLLAAAKKMALSDRTLGHLTGKLPEEIREMRLRLQIQPCYKMVDTCAAEFEAVTPYYYSTYAQEDEVETTAKRKVLVLGSGPIRIGQGIEFDYCSVHSVWALREMGIESVIINNNPETVSTDFDTSDRLYFEPLTVEDVLNVLDKEKCEGVIVQFGGQTAINLAGPLAKAGVKILGTSVEDIDRAEDREKFDQLLEKLNIPRPRGASVTSVDQAITKAREIGYPVVVRPSYVLGGRAMEIVDNETELIEYMNHAVKASAAHPVLIDRYMQGIEIEVDAIADGQDVFIPGIMEHIERAGVHSGDSIAVYPPKSLSNEMIDTVVDYTRRLALGLNVRGLINIQYVISGGMLYVLEVNPRSSRTVPFLSKVTNVPMVNMATKVAMGQSLKSLGYQTGLLPPKGYTAVKVPVFSFAKMQQVDISLGPEMKSTGEVMGIDYHYPRALYKAITAAGLHIPREGTVLFTVADKDKEEVGEIAKVFAGMGYKLVATAGTAKYLRALGLDVETAHKVREHHPNIIDMIKQGQINMVINTLTRGKEPERDGFKIRRATVEYAIPCLTSIDTAREVMNALAVMSERRMVYVLAMQDYVGDGDALV, from the coding sequence ATGCCGAAAAAGGCTTATCTAAAAAAAGTCATGGTAATAGGGTCTGGGCCAATTGTTATCGGACAGGCGGCGGAATTTGATTATGCGGGCACGCAAGCTTGTCAGGCCATAAGGGAAGAGGGTATTGGGGTTATCCTGGTAAACAGCAATCCGGCCACCATAATGACTGATGCCAATATTGCCGACCGTGTATATATCGAACCATTGACGCCTGACTTTCTGGAAGAAATAATCGCTAAGGAACGCCCTGACGGCCTTCTGGCGACGTTGGGCGGCCAGGTCGGGCTCAATCTTGCCGTCGAACTTGCTAAACAAGGTGTCTTGGCGAAATACGGCGTTGAATTGTTGGGCACTCCGCTCACGGCGATTAAGAAAGCGGAAGACCGGGAACTTTTTAAATTGACGATGGAGGAAATTGGTCAGCCTGTCCCGGAAAGCACTATTGTTTCCGACGTGGCGAGCGCCCGAAGTTTTGCTGAAACTATCGGGTATCCGCTTATTGTTCGACCGGCCTACACTCTCGGCGGAACAGGCGGGGGCATTGTCTACAATGAAGCTGAGCTCGTTGATGTAGTTACGCGGGGATTAAAATACAGCCTGATCGGTCAGGTGCTACTAGAGCGCAGTGTCGCCGGCTGGAAAGAGATCGAGTACGAAGTTATGCGCGACGCCGCCGACAACTGCATAACGGTCTGTAATATGGAGAATTTCGATCCGGTCGGCATCCACACAGGAGACAGTATTGTTGTTGCGCCGTCCCAAACGTTGAATGACTATGAATACCAAATGCTGCGCAGTGCAGCGCTGAAAATTATCCGTTCCCTGGGAATTGAGGGCGGGTGTAACGTCCAGTTCGCCCTTGACCCCAACAGCAGCAAGTATTATGTAATCGAAGTAAATCCTCGGGTAAGCCGTTCCAGCGCTCTTGCGTCAAAGGCAACGGGTTATCCGATTGCCAAGGTGGCAAGCAAAATTGCCATTGGCTACCACCTAGACGAGATCACCAATGCTGTGACCAAGAAAACAAAGGCCTGCTTTGAACCTGCCTTAGATTACGTAGTGGTAAAATTTCCCCGTTGGCCTTTCGATAAATTCAACTTTGCCGATCGTATTCTCGGAACGCAAATGAAAGCCACCGGCGAAGTCATGGCTATAGACAGGAGTTTTGAAGGCGCCCTGCTGAAGGCCGTGCGCTCTTTGGAAATCGGCCTGCATGGGTTGCATGTGCCGGAAATCGCTGCATTGACCACGGAAGATCTTCGCGCCAAGCTGAAACTGGCCAATGACGAGCGGTTGTTCGTCATCGCCGAAGGCTTGCGCCGCGGCATTACAGTGGATGAAATTCACCAAATTACCGGGATTGACCGCTTCTTCCTGGAGAAAATTCTCAACATTATTACCCTTGAAAAACGTATTCAGCGCGAGGGCTTGTCGCCTCAGCTGCTGGCGGCGGCCAAAAAGATGGCGCTTTCCGACAGGACTCTGGGGCACCTGACGGGAAAACTGCCTGAAGAGATCCGCGAGATGCGGCTGCGTCTTCAGATTCAGCCGTGTTACAAAATGGTCGATACCTGCGCCGCCGAATTTGAAGCCGTGACGCCGTATTATTATTCTACCTACGCCCAGGAAGACGAAGTGGAGACAACGGCAAAACGTAAAGTGCTAGTTCTCGGATCCGGTCCGATCAGAATCGGACAGGGAATTGAGTTTGACTACTGTTCTGTGCATTCTGTTTGGGCTCTGCGTGAAATGGGAATTGAATCGGTTATTATCAACAATAACCCGGAAACAGTCAGTACCGACTTTGATACATCCGACCGCCTTTACTTCGAACCGCTTACTGTCGAAGATGTTTTAAACGTACTTGACAAGGAAAAGTGTGAGGGAGTAATTGTCCAATTTGGCGGACAAACGGCGATAAACTTGGCAGGGCCGCTTGCCAAAGCAGGAGTGAAAATCCTTGGTACGAGCGTCGAGGATATCGATCGGGCGGAAGACCGGGAAAAGTTTGACCAGCTTTTAGAGAAGCTAAACATTCCGCGGCCGCGTGGCGCCAGTGTAACAAGTGTTGATCAAGCTATAACCAAAGCCCGGGAGATAGGATATCCCGTCGTTGTTCGTCCATCATACGTGCTTGGCGGACGGGCTATGGAAATTGTCGACAACGAAACCGAGCTTATCGAATATATGAATCATGCCGTTAAGGCGTCGGCTGCACACCCAGTTCTTATAGATCGGTATATGCAGGGCATTGAGATTGAGGTTGACGCTATTGCTGACGGTCAGGATGTTTTCATTCCGGGAATAATGGAACATATTGAACGGGCTGGCGTTCATTCCGGCGACAGCATCGCCGTCTATCCTCCCAAATCTCTCAGCAATGAAATGATTGATACAGTGGTTGATTATACTAGGCGTTTGGCTCTCGGGCTAAACGTGCGTGGTCTTATAAATATTCAGTATGTTATCTCCGGCGGTATGCTCTATGTCCTTGAGGTAAATCCCCGATCAAGCCGTACGGTCCCTTTCTTAAGCAAAGTTACCAATGTGCCCATGGTAAACATGGCGACAAAGGTGGCAATGGGTCAATCCCTTAAATCGCTGGGTTACCAAACAGGGCTGTTACCGCCGAAAGGTTATACAGCCGTAAAAGTCCCTGTTTTCTCCTTTGCCAAAATGCAGCAAGTCGATATTTCCCTAGGGCCGGAAATGAAATCCACCGGTGAGGTTATGGGTATTGATTATCACTATCCTCGCGCGCTTTATAAAGCTATTACCGCCGCGGGACTGCACATACCCAGGGAAGGTACTGTTTTGTTTACCGTGGCTGACAAAGACAAGGAAGAAGTAGGCGAAATTGCCAAGGTTTTTGCCGGAATGGGATACAAACTCGTGGCCACCGCCGGTACGGCGAAATATCTGCGAGCATTAGGCCTCGATGTTGAAACCGCCCATAAAGTGCGCGAACACCATCCCAATATTATTGACATGATCAAACAGGGTCAAATTAACATGGTTATCAATACGTTAACTCGTGGAAAAGAGCCGGAGCGGGACGGCTTTAAAATACGCCGGGCTACTGTGGAATATGCTATACCCTGTCTTACCTCTATTGATACCGCCCGTGAGGTTATGAACGCCCTGGCGGTCATGTCAGAACGCCGCATGGTGTATGTCCTGGCAATGCAAGATTACGTAGGCGATGGAGATGCTCTTGTCTAA
- a CDS encoding ABC transporter ATP-binding protein: MPYGSDSIIIRNVSKEFHTRTGKITALHNINLTIGQGEFFCIVGPSGCGKTTLLRILAGLETASEGDVIVKTTDANRPVNSMVFQEQSVFPWMTVMENVSYGLRIRGIRKKLREEIAERYIRMIGLSKFAHSYPCQLSGGMKQRVSVARAFANDPEILLMDEPFGALDEQNRIILQQELLRIWELTRKTTVFITHSIDEALCLGDRVMVMTAHPGAIKTIIDVDLPRPRDIATIRTSTRYNELYQTIWYNLRDEVMKVKAQELNE, encoded by the coding sequence ATGCCTTATGGAAGCGATAGTATCATAATTCGCAATGTCAGCAAGGAATTTCATACCCGAACCGGCAAAATAACGGCGCTCCACAATATTAATCTGACCATTGGCCAAGGCGAGTTTTTTTGCATTGTTGGTCCAAGCGGCTGCGGTAAGACGACACTGCTCAGGATTTTAGCCGGACTGGAAACGGCCAGTGAAGGCGACGTCATTGTTAAAACCACCGATGCCAACCGGCCCGTCAACTCGATGGTCTTCCAAGAACAATCAGTTTTCCCATGGATGACGGTGATGGAAAACGTCAGTTACGGCTTGCGGATACGGGGTATCCGCAAGAAGCTCCGTGAAGAAATTGCCGAGCGATATATCCGGATGATCGGTCTTTCCAAATTTGCCCATTCCTATCCCTGCCAACTGTCAGGCGGCATGAAACAACGCGTAAGTGTCGCCCGGGCTTTTGCCAACGACCCGGAAATATTACTGATGGATGAACCATTTGGCGCCCTCGACGAACAGAATCGTATTATTTTGCAGCAGGAACTGCTGAGAATTTGGGAACTTACCCGGAAAACGACGGTTTTTATTACCCATAGTATTGACGAAGCCCTTTGTCTGGGCGACCGCGTCATGGTAATGACCGCTCACCCGGGAGCAATCAAGACAATTATCGATGTTGATCTGCCACGTCCCCGCGATATTGCCACTATCCGCACCAGTACACGTTATAACGAACTCTATCAGACGATTTGGTACAACCTACGGGACGAAGTGATGAAAGTAAAAGCCCAAGAGCTAAATGAGTAA
- a CDS encoding ABC transporter permease codes for MAKLPHSNLIIRILSVLSPLTIILLWEFLARIKAIDTRLFSSPSQILQTFFPLLLSGDLLYNTLISIQRVLWGFLAGAIPGIVLGMSMGLSPILRSAIEPMIAATYPIPKLAIMPLILLIFGLGEASKIFTIAIGVFYLVVINTMAGVLNIDKIYIDVAKNFGASRKDFYLTVAFPGALPMIFAGLKLGMGMALILIVAAELSAAKAGVGWMIWRAYDMFDIEQMFVALIMLSVLGYLFSLLLDFIERLVLPWKQQC; via the coding sequence ATGGCAAAGCTGCCGCACAGCAACCTAATAATACGCATCTTATCTGTTCTATCGCCATTGACCATCATCTTGCTGTGGGAATTCCTGGCCCGGATTAAAGCAATTGATACCCGGTTGTTTTCGAGCCCCAGCCAAATATTACAAACCTTTTTTCCCTTGCTGCTATCGGGCGACCTGTTATATAACACCCTTATAAGTATTCAACGCGTCCTTTGGGGATTTCTGGCTGGGGCTATTCCCGGCATTGTCCTGGGAATGAGCATGGGCCTGTCGCCAATATTGCGTTCGGCTATTGAACCAATGATTGCTGCTACCTATCCCATACCGAAATTGGCGATTATGCCGCTTATTCTACTGATTTTCGGTTTAGGTGAGGCCTCCAAAATATTTACCATCGCAATTGGCGTCTTTTACCTTGTTGTCATTAACACCATGGCTGGCGTACTCAATATCGACAAAATTTATATTGATGTTGCTAAAAACTTTGGCGCCAGCCGCAAAGATTTTTATCTCACCGTTGCTTTTCCCGGAGCGCTGCCGATGATATTCGCTGGGCTTAAACTTGGCATGGGCATGGCCCTTATCCTTATTGTCGCCGCCGAACTGTCGGCGGCCAAGGCCGGCGTAGGCTGGATGATATGGCGGGCTTACGACATGTTTGATATTGAGCAAATGTTTGTCGCCTTAATAATGTTGTCTGTCCTCGGTTATTTATTCTCACTGTTGCTTGACTTCATTGAGCGTTTGGTCCTGCCGTGGAAACAACAATGCTGA
- a CDS encoding ABC transporter substrate-binding protein, translated as MKKRLLVALVALIVAALLITACGQNPAAQVTPQKGPAWAPSLAPLPQEIVVKVGMKQVISDAGILIGMAKGYYQDLGIKIEPVQFNSGQEMINQLAAGQLDVGATVTASGLFNAMSRDIPVKIVADKGINVPGKGYYRLVIRKDLVDTIKDYKDLRGRKIAIVGTASLDEIALVRVLQKGGLTTKDIDLQVIRAFPDMLVSLGNKSIDAAMVIEPFVTQGMVKGILDPWKDPSDYDPDAQTALLVFGTSMTKRPEVANRFMTAYVKALRDYNDAFCKNKNKAEIVDILCKYSVVKDPALYDKMFPTGLNPDGYVRMKGIAMDLEWYKANNLLKSDIKLEDAVDNSFVDFAVNVLGKYK; from the coding sequence ATGAAGAAACGTCTACTGGTAGCATTGGTGGCCCTAATTGTAGCGGCCCTGCTTATTACGGCTTGCGGCCAAAATCCAGCCGCTCAGGTGACGCCGCAAAAAGGGCCGGCATGGGCGCCGAGTCTCGCTCCCCTGCCCCAGGAGATAGTCGTCAAAGTCGGCATGAAACAGGTAATTTCGGATGCCGGCATATTAATTGGCATGGCAAAAGGTTACTACCAAGACCTAGGTATTAAAATCGAACCTGTTCAGTTTAATTCCGGCCAAGAAATGATCAACCAGTTAGCCGCCGGTCAACTTGACGTCGGTGCGACCGTCACCGCATCAGGCCTATTCAATGCCATGTCGCGTGACATCCCTGTCAAAATTGTAGCCGACAAGGGTATTAACGTTCCCGGGAAAGGTTATTACCGCCTTGTCATCCGCAAGGACCTTGTTGATACCATAAAGGATTATAAAGACTTGCGCGGACGTAAAATTGCTATCGTTGGCACCGCATCCCTTGATGAAATTGCTCTCGTACGGGTCCTGCAAAAAGGCGGCCTAACCACCAAAGATATTGATCTTCAAGTAATCCGCGCCTTCCCCGACATGCTGGTATCCCTCGGCAACAAGAGTATTGATGCCGCCATGGTGATTGAACCCTTCGTTACCCAGGGAATGGTTAAAGGAATTCTTGACCCATGGAAAGATCCCTCAGACTATGATCCTGATGCGCAAACGGCCCTGCTCGTATTTGGCACCAGCATGACGAAACGTCCCGAAGTGGCTAACCGATTTATGACAGCCTATGTCAAAGCGCTGCGTGATTATAATGACGCTTTCTGCAAAAACAAAAATAAAGCCGAAATCGTTGATATTCTATGCAAATATTCGGTAGTAAAGGATCCAGCCCTTTACGATAAGATGTTCCCGACAGGACTCAACCCCGATGGCTATGTCCGCATGAAAGGCATCGCTATGGATTTAGAATGGTATAAGGCCAACAACCTGCTGAAATCGGATATTAAGCTGGAAGACGCGGTAGATAACAGCTTTGTTGACTTTGCCGTCAACGTTTTAGGTAAATATAAATAA
- a CDS encoding response regulator has translation MAKILICDDSAFMRMMLKKVLVDHGHEVIGEASDGRQAVQMYRQYRPDLTTMDITMPKMDGIEAVRLIHEEDPLARIIMVTAVGQRSIITDALKAGASDFIVKPFVPSQVVEAINKVLASRFFTESLDNNSKKG, from the coding sequence TTGGCCAAAATACTTATTTGTGACGATTCTGCCTTTATGCGGATGATGTTGAAGAAAGTGCTCGTAGACCATGGCCATGAAGTGATAGGGGAAGCTAGCGACGGTAGACAGGCCGTTCAAATGTACCGGCAGTACCGGCCCGATCTTACGACAATGGATATAACAATGCCAAAAATGGATGGCATTGAAGCTGTCAGGCTTATTCATGAAGAAGATCCGCTCGCACGGATTATAATGGTAACGGCGGTTGGCCAGCGAAGTATTATCACGGATGCGTTAAAAGCCGGTGCATCAGATTTTATCGTAAAGCCTTTTGTTCCTAGTCAGGTTGTGGAGGCTATTAATAAAGTGTTGGCATCACGGTTTTTCACAGAATCACTTGACAATAACAGCAAAAAGGGATAA